In Erpetoichthys calabaricus chromosome 4, fErpCal1.3, whole genome shotgun sequence, one genomic interval encodes:
- the LOC114650979 gene encoding putative gustatory receptor clone PTE01 — protein sequence MSSQSLKSSENNTFVRPEMFYIRGLKEMSFANCFYIFLFIMYIFAVFSNVFVILLIYLDQSLHNPKYLAVVHLTLVDLGTTTAVIPKLIEMFLFNSSFISYEACLADMFFVHFFNAMQSVSLLILAYDRFLAICFPLQYHSINTNSRMVGILVSLWMFTAVIISITVLLITRLSFCQSTVVNSFFCDFGPVYFLACNDIFPNEMIGWFNTAVFLFLPLCLILCSYIFIGVTLFKMTSTDGKQKALKTCISHIILVVIFYVPVAITYILSQFLDSNIRILNNSLSSTIPSTMNPIIYTLKTDEMKAAMKKVLKIKFLAQ from the coding sequence ATGAGTTCTCAGAGTTTAAAAAGTtctgaaaataatacatttgttcGCCCAGAAATGTTTTACATAAGAGGCTTAAAGGAGATGTCCTTTGCtaactgtttttatatttttttatttattatgtatatttttgcagtgttttcaaatgtatttgtcattttattaatatatttagatCAAAGTCTTCACAATCCAAAATATCTtgctgttgttcacttgaccttagTTGATTTAGGCACAACTacagctgtcattcctaaactgATAGAAATGTTTCTCTTTAACTCCAGTTTTATTTCATATGAAGCGTGTTTAGCTgatatgttttttgttcatttctttaatGCAATGCAGTCAGTTTCACTGTTAATATTAGCTTATGACCGCTTTCTTGCCATATGCTTCCCTCTTCAATATCACAGCATTAATACTAACAGCAGGATGGTAGGAATCCTAGTGTCACTCTGGATGTTTACTGCAGTCATTATTTCCATTACTGTGCTTCTAATCACAAGACTCAGCTTCTGTCAGTCCACAgtggtaaacagttttttttgtgattttggacCCGTGTACTTTTTAGCCTGCAATGACATTTTCCCAAATGAAATGATTGGTTGGTTTAATacagctgtgtttctttttttacctttatGCCTCATTCTCTGTTCTTATATATTCATTGGTGTTACACTGTTTAAAATGACATCAACtgatggaaagcaaaaagcactaAAAACCTGCATTTCACACATCATCTTGGTTGTAATATTTTATGTTCCCGTGGCTATTACGTATAttttgtcacagtttcttgattCCAATATAAGGATTCTTAATAACTCTCTGTCATCTACAATTCCTTCAACAATGAACCCCATTATTTACACACTAAAAACTGATGAGATGAAGGCAGCTATGAAGAAAGTACTCAAAATCAAATTTCTGGCACAGTAA